A part of Terriglobus roseus genomic DNA contains:
- a CDS encoding DegT/DnrJ/EryC1/StrS family aminotransferase, whose amino-acid sequence MIPDLAADVQQHGSKVIYTYEWGTGMETVRMLNLQRQYDSLRDGIGKAIESVLQHQHFILGPEVAALEKEMAEYCNVGYAVGVASGTDALLLSLKAAGVGPGDEVIVPAFTFVATSDTVSLLGATPVFADIDPITYTMNPELLESLVTPATKAVIAVHLYGQAADITAISAFATKFGLALIGDTAQALGARYDGAPVCSFGDYGCISFFPSKNLGAYGDGGMIVTRDAEKAQYLRMARAHGSAKKYRSEFLGWNSRLDELQAALLRVKLPHLDTWNTKRAERAARYSEGLADVEEIVLPQAAPGRTHVFHQYTIRVPQRDALQQLLKEQGIESAVHYPIPLHRQPMYAELGYEEGSLPEAERAAREVLSLPIYPELRDDEVDRVVSAIKQAVSTLKPESAPVVAELV is encoded by the coding sequence GTGATTCCTGATCTGGCCGCCGACGTGCAACAGCATGGGAGCAAGGTGATCTACACCTACGAATGGGGGACAGGAATGGAAACGGTACGGATGCTGAATCTGCAGAGGCAATACGATTCGCTGCGCGATGGAATCGGTAAGGCGATAGAGAGTGTGCTGCAGCATCAGCACTTCATTCTTGGTCCGGAGGTTGCTGCTCTGGAAAAGGAAATGGCCGAGTACTGCAACGTGGGCTATGCAGTGGGTGTTGCGTCGGGAACCGATGCGCTTCTGCTCTCGCTCAAGGCTGCAGGCGTTGGCCCTGGCGATGAGGTTATTGTTCCGGCGTTTACCTTCGTGGCGACTTCGGACACGGTGAGCCTGCTGGGAGCAACCCCGGTATTTGCCGACATTGATCCGATCACGTACACGATGAATCCGGAGCTGCTTGAGTCCCTGGTAACGCCGGCAACCAAGGCGGTGATTGCTGTTCATCTGTATGGTCAGGCTGCGGACATCACGGCGATCAGTGCATTCGCCACAAAGTTTGGTTTGGCGCTTATCGGTGATACGGCTCAGGCTCTGGGTGCGCGTTATGACGGCGCTCCGGTCTGCTCTTTCGGCGATTATGGCTGCATCTCGTTCTTCCCGAGCAAGAACCTCGGCGCTTACGGCGATGGCGGCATGATCGTTACGCGTGATGCGGAAAAGGCTCAGTATCTCCGCATGGCTCGCGCACACGGCAGCGCCAAGAAGTATCGCAGCGAATTCCTGGGATGGAACAGCCGCCTGGACGAGCTGCAGGCCGCGCTGTTGCGCGTGAAGCTGCCTCACCTGGATACGTGGAACACGAAGCGCGCTGAGCGTGCAGCACGTTACAGCGAAGGTTTGGCCGATGTGGAAGAGATTGTTCTGCCGCAGGCCGCTCCTGGGCGTACGCACGTTTTCCATCAGTACACGATCCGCGTTCCGCAGCGTGATGCGCTGCAGCAGCTGCTGAAGGAGCAGGGCATTGAGTCGGCTGTTCACTATCCGATTCCGCTGCACCGTCAGCCGATGTACGCAGAGCTTGGCTATGAAGAAGGATCGTTGCCTGAGGCAGAACGTGCCGCGCGCGAAGTTCTCTCGTTGCCCATCTATCCGGAACTGCGCGATGACGAAGTGGATCGCGTTGTGAGCGCAATCAAGCAGGCGGTCAGCACTCTGAAGCCAGAGTCTGCGCCGGTGGTTGCGGAACTCGTTTAG
- a CDS encoding sugar transferase: MKISGKALPPRAALLLTFDFVVLVIVAPLLFVLPLVAVEPNRSPGSLVLGLLRLMAVGLLCQTILYYHELYNLNVVRMGRETLVQVMRAFGVLFLLLAIVSLLIPVATPVLSRTVMFAGIVAAVTLLSRRLALPRNREQVLIVGSGDEASELHGVIASSPEWNMEVARITLPSQLRCALDTTKNNAEHFDRVIVANTQAQSEDNLSLLLDLKMAGHFIEDAQTFFERATGRVRVDQLRAQDCIFSEHYVNRSTKRLAKRFLDVALAGTLLLLASPVMAVTALLIRLRNDGPIFFRQERIGLFGRPFSIVKFRSMAPVKKGETTGWAGEETNRITTLGRHLRKYRIDELPQLLNVLKGEMSLIGPRPEQPHLCSILEEHIPFYQHRHSVLPGLTGWAQVRYHYGSNIEESRRKVEYDLFYVKHLSIWLDFAIVLETVKVVLVGRGAI, from the coding sequence ATGAAGATAAGCGGAAAGGCCCTCCCACCGAGGGCCGCCCTTCTTCTTACGTTTGACTTTGTGGTGCTGGTAATCGTGGCACCGTTATTGTTTGTTCTGCCGTTGGTAGCTGTTGAGCCGAATCGTTCCCCCGGCAGTCTTGTGCTTGGTCTGCTGCGGCTGATGGCTGTTGGGCTTTTGTGCCAGACGATTCTGTACTACCACGAGCTCTACAACCTGAATGTGGTTCGCATGGGGCGCGAGACGCTGGTGCAGGTGATGCGCGCCTTCGGCGTTCTGTTCCTGCTGCTTGCGATTGTTTCGCTGCTTATTCCCGTTGCTACGCCTGTGCTTTCGCGCACGGTGATGTTCGCGGGAATTGTTGCGGCTGTAACGCTATTGTCCAGGCGATTGGCGCTTCCGAGAAATCGTGAGCAGGTTCTGATTGTTGGTTCGGGTGACGAGGCCAGTGAGCTGCATGGCGTGATTGCTTCCAGTCCGGAATGGAACATGGAAGTGGCTCGGATTACGCTGCCTTCTCAATTACGTTGTGCGCTCGATACCACGAAGAACAATGCGGAGCATTTTGATCGCGTGATTGTGGCGAACACACAGGCTCAGTCTGAGGACAATCTGTCTCTGCTTCTTGATTTGAAGATGGCGGGACACTTCATTGAAGATGCGCAGACGTTCTTTGAGCGTGCCACGGGGCGTGTCCGCGTGGATCAGTTGCGCGCGCAGGATTGCATCTTCAGCGAACACTATGTGAACCGCTCGACGAAGCGGCTTGCGAAACGGTTTCTGGATGTGGCGCTGGCTGGTACGTTGTTGTTACTTGCGTCGCCTGTGATGGCTGTTACTGCGCTGTTGATCCGCTTGCGGAACGATGGGCCTATCTTCTTCCGGCAAGAAAGAATCGGACTCTTTGGTCGTCCGTTCAGCATCGTGAAGTTCCGCAGCATGGCGCCGGTTAAAAAAGGCGAGACCACTGGTTGGGCGGGTGAGGAGACGAACCGCATCACGACTCTGGGTCGTCATCTGCGCAAGTATCGTATTGACGAACTGCCTCAGCTATTGAATGTGCTGAAGGGCGAGATGAGCTTGATTGGGCCCAGGCCGGAGCAGCCTCATCTGTGCTCGATTCTTGAAGAACATATTCCGTTCTATCAGCATCGTCATTCGGTTCTGCCGGGGCTTACGGGATGGGCGCAGGTGCGCTATCACTATGGATCGAACATTGAAGAGTCGCGCCGCAAGGTGGAGTATGACCTCTTCTATGTGAAGCATCTCTCTATCTGGCTGGACTTCGCGATTGTGCTTGAGACAGTGAAGGTTGTTCTGGTGGGACGGGGAGCGATCTAA
- a CDS encoding beta strand repeat-containing protein, with protein sequence MVQIPQTTTHSSKWVLSGIGCNGANCGTVEPSLNSIIYTAPATVQSQIHVTAATDDTTGKFDATVNPALKVSASLKSATVNTAYTATVSTSGGSSPTHIALSSGALPAGMQFNASNGQISGTPTTVGDYPVTFQATDASVAGTATTVQTTFHVLADSQTSPINITTSSLDVGIVNLAYSAVLTANGGTTPYTWTIASGSLPAGIALSGDGVISGTPTTAGTSTFTAQITDSSGLSSSVPLTLLILNTGAPSTPLTISAPPAGTVGTAYTGTIGVSGGLAPYSCSVAAGLLPDGLVLNGCVLTGTPTTAGSYPFDITATDAASPSNSFTATIVVNIVAAATQLTIGPPASATAGVPYNGSISVSGGKGPYTCSIISGSLPAGITQNNCALQGTPSASGTFPIRVNATDSSSPANTATATFSLVVSAGAGQLTLASPQAATVGATYNAAIGITGGTAPYTCSITSGTLPNGLSLNGCSFTGIPTTEGSYPLGVKVSDSSSTPISTTGNIVVTVGSAAASLVISSPAAGTVGTAYSGTIGVSGGTAPYTCSLIGGSLPAGITQNNCALRGTPTTSGNFSFAIKATDSSSPANTRTSTLSLVVNAAAGQLILTSPAAATVGKAYSGVIGVTGGTAPYRCSLASGTLPAGLALSGCTLIGTPTTAGSYSLGIKASDSSSTPISTTGNIAVTVNAAPVTLVLTSPAPATVGVSYNSTIGVSGGTAPYTCTIVGGTLPAGITQNNCSVAGNPSASGTFSFAVRATDSGNPANTRTSTLSLVVNAAPGQLNISSPAAATVGKAYSGVIGVTGGTAPYMCSIASGTVPAGLALNGCTLVGTPTTAGNYSLGIKASDSSATPISTTGNVVVTVNAAPVTLILTSPAPATVGVSYNSTIGISGGTAPYTCTITGGTLPAGITQNNCALTGTASASGTFSFAVRATDSSSPANTRTSTLSLVVNPAAGQLILTAPAAATVGKAYSGTIGVSGGTAPYRCSLVSGSVPAGLALNGCTLNGTPTTAGSYSLGIKASDSSATVISTTSTILVTVNAAPVTLTLTAPAAATQGTVYSGIIGVTGGTAPYTCTITGGNLPAGITQNNCALTGTPSASGTFSIAVQATDSSSPANSRTATLSFVVNAAAGQLTLTSPPAATVGSTYTGNIGVTGGTAPYTCSLVSGTVPAGLTLNGCAIAGTPTASGRYSLSIKATDSSATPISTTGNVVVRVNAAATLTLTSPAAGTVGTSYSGTIGVRGGTAPYTCSLTSGTVPAGLTLSGCTLMGTPTTAGTSTLVISASDSSATPVTASGNITVTINAAPAVTLTLSAPPAATVGTAYTGTIGVSGGTAPYTCALASGTAPAGLTLNNCTLSGTPTTAGSFILSIKASDSSTPANSTTANVTAVVNAAASTTPSGSPHINYTDLNIGSGTGGDNGNGVYVRIFGANFGSSQGSSNITLGNGSLVTNCSLCSWSDTQIIAQVGSAASTGQIVATVNGLQSNGVPFTVTPTTIVFVSPNGSDSNNGSFTSPYKTWRAAFNSVTSNDSKSPSQNTVIYLEPGTDVTFDDGRGYKAAISTDRGGSSATSQLSIVGYPGGTVTVGSSSITNGVKGWGNYITVANLTIIGQVSAVDAEAGDVRIINNSISCPAPPSGVGGTACVLGETTDPTETWVFQGNNVHDTGGNVDKTYHAVYFSSNVNHADVGWNNVGQNFKGYCRGIMFHATLGDNQYDLHIHDNIVTNSYCDGIALASVNPSLGTVEVYNNVVSNAALASNPYGVANEAGIAINTDPAGGGSSGNVEVYNNTVVNAGAYTLGNQNGCFGVVLSGAGMHLTNNICDQPSSSQPYIEKGSTNVSGSNNLWYGAGAAPSWDPAPITLNPLLSGIFSLLGLSPASGAGTTSIMSPFDILGNARGSRPSVGAYQ encoded by the coding sequence ATGGTTCAGATCCCGCAAACCACCACACATTCGTCCAAGTGGGTGCTGAGCGGTATTGGGTGCAATGGAGCGAACTGCGGAACGGTCGAGCCAAGCCTTAACTCCATCATCTATACGGCTCCCGCGACGGTTCAGTCGCAGATCCACGTGACAGCAGCGACCGACGACACGACCGGCAAGTTTGATGCAACCGTCAACCCTGCGCTCAAAGTCAGTGCATCGCTTAAGAGTGCCACCGTCAACACGGCGTACACAGCAACCGTATCGACCAGCGGTGGATCAAGCCCAACACATATCGCGCTTTCATCTGGCGCCCTTCCCGCCGGTATGCAGTTCAATGCATCGAACGGTCAGATCTCTGGAACACCAACCACTGTGGGCGACTATCCTGTGACCTTCCAGGCGACCGATGCCAGTGTGGCCGGCACAGCCACGACGGTCCAGACCACCTTTCACGTACTCGCCGACTCGCAAACTTCCCCCATCAATATCACCACGTCGTCGCTCGACGTGGGCATCGTAAACCTTGCTTATAGCGCGGTATTGACTGCCAATGGTGGGACGACTCCATATACCTGGACCATCGCCTCCGGCTCTTTGCCTGCGGGGATCGCGCTTAGCGGCGACGGAGTGATAAGCGGAACGCCCACCACCGCTGGCACCTCCACCTTTACGGCACAGATCACCGATAGCTCCGGCTTAAGCAGCTCCGTACCGCTAACACTACTCATTCTCAATACCGGCGCTCCTTCTACACCACTGACAATCAGCGCACCCCCTGCGGGCACTGTGGGGACCGCTTACACCGGGACAATCGGCGTGTCAGGCGGCTTAGCTCCGTATAGCTGTTCCGTTGCTGCGGGACTCCTCCCAGATGGCCTTGTTCTGAATGGGTGCGTCCTCACCGGTACGCCTACCACTGCAGGCAGCTATCCATTTGACATCACTGCGACGGACGCTGCTTCTCCCTCGAATTCGTTTACCGCAACCATCGTTGTCAACATCGTCGCAGCAGCCACACAGCTTACGATCGGGCCTCCAGCATCCGCTACCGCCGGTGTCCCCTACAACGGCTCCATCTCAGTCAGCGGAGGCAAAGGTCCATATACCTGCTCGATCATCAGCGGGTCACTGCCGGCAGGCATCACTCAAAACAACTGCGCTCTGCAAGGAACTCCTTCGGCATCGGGTACCTTCCCGATTCGAGTCAACGCTACCGACTCCAGCAGTCCTGCGAACACCGCGACGGCAACGTTCTCCCTGGTCGTCAGCGCCGGTGCGGGACAACTAACTCTCGCGTCACCCCAGGCAGCAACCGTTGGTGCGACCTACAACGCAGCCATCGGCATTACCGGTGGAACGGCGCCTTATACCTGCTCGATCACCAGTGGAACATTGCCCAACGGACTGAGCCTGAACGGCTGCTCCTTCACAGGCATCCCCACAACGGAAGGCAGCTATCCTCTTGGCGTCAAGGTATCGGACTCTTCCTCAACGCCCATCTCTACGACAGGCAACATCGTCGTTACAGTTGGTTCCGCTGCAGCCTCGCTGGTGATCTCTTCCCCGGCCGCGGGAACGGTTGGAACGGCCTACAGCGGCACCATCGGTGTAAGCGGTGGCACTGCGCCTTACACATGCTCACTCATTGGCGGATCTCTGCCAGCAGGCATCACGCAGAACAACTGTGCTTTGAGGGGAACCCCCACGACATCGGGTAACTTCTCCTTCGCGATCAAGGCCACGGACTCCAGCAGCCCTGCAAATACTCGGACATCAACGCTCTCCCTCGTTGTGAACGCCGCTGCAGGTCAACTCATCCTCACATCACCAGCGGCCGCAACTGTCGGCAAGGCTTATAGCGGTGTGATCGGTGTCACCGGCGGCACTGCACCTTATCGCTGCTCACTCGCCAGCGGCACGCTTCCTGCAGGGCTTGCGCTAAGTGGATGCACGCTGATCGGAACACCAACGACAGCGGGAAGCTATTCGCTCGGGATCAAGGCATCGGACTCTTCCTCAACGCCTATCTCCACAACAGGCAACATCGCCGTTACGGTCAATGCCGCCCCAGTCACGCTGGTCCTCACCTCTCCTGCACCAGCAACGGTTGGAGTGTCGTACAACAGCACAATCGGCGTAAGTGGTGGCACCGCGCCTTATACCTGCACGATCGTCGGCGGAACGCTGCCAGCAGGTATCACGCAGAACAACTGCAGTGTGGCCGGAAACCCCTCGGCATCGGGCACCTTCTCCTTCGCAGTAAGAGCCACGGACTCCGGCAACCCTGCAAATACTCGGACATCAACGCTCTCCTTGGTTGTGAACGCCGCTCCAGGCCAACTCAACATCTCATCACCAGCAGCCGCAACTGTCGGCAAGGCTTATAGCGGTGTGATCGGTGTCACCGGCGGCACTGCACCCTATATGTGCTCGATCGCCAGCGGCACAGTTCCTGCTGGCCTTGCACTGAATGGATGCACCCTCGTGGGTACACCCACAACAGCAGGAAACTATTCGCTCGGAATCAAGGCATCGGACTCTTCCGCAACGCCTATCTCCACAACGGGCAACGTCGTCGTTACAGTCAATGCCGCCCCAGTCACGCTGATCCTCACCTCTCCTGCACCAGCAACCGTTGGAGTGTCGTACAACAGCACCATCGGCATAAGTGGTGGCACCGCGCCTTATACCTGCACAATCACTGGCGGAACGCTGCCAGCGGGTATCACGCAGAACAACTGCGCTCTGACTGGAACCGCTTCGGCATCGGGTACCTTCTCGTTCGCAGTCAGGGCAACGGACTCCAGCAGCCCTGCAAATACTAGGACATCAACGCTCTCCCTCGTTGTGAACCCGGCTGCAGGTCAGCTCATCCTCACAGCGCCAGCGGCCGCGACTGTTGGAAAGGCTTATAGCGGAACGATCGGCGTCAGCGGCGGCACTGCACCCTATCGGTGCTCACTCGTCAGCGGCTCGGTTCCAGCTGGTCTCGCCCTCAACGGATGCACGTTGAACGGCACGCCCACAACAGCGGGAAGCTATTCACTCGGGATCAAGGCATCGGACTCTTCCGCAACCGTGATCTCCACCACCAGCACCATCTTGGTCACAGTCAATGCAGCCCCCGTCACGTTGACTCTGACTGCCCCTGCCGCAGCAACGCAAGGTACCGTCTATAGCGGCATCATCGGCGTAACGGGTGGCACCGCTCCTTACACATGCACGATCACCGGCGGCAATCTGCCAGCGGGCATCACGCAGAACAACTGCGCTCTCACTGGAACGCCCTCAGCATCGGGTACCTTCTCCATCGCAGTCCAGGCAACGGATTCCAGCAGCCCTGCGAATAGCAGAACAGCAACCCTCTCCTTCGTGGTGAACGCAGCAGCAGGCCAACTCACACTGACATCGCCTCCCGCAGCAACCGTTGGCTCCACATACACTGGCAACATCGGCGTTACTGGCGGCACGGCACCGTACACCTGCTCGCTCGTCAGTGGAACAGTTCCTGCAGGCCTCACGCTGAACGGATGCGCAATTGCTGGCACCCCCACAGCATCAGGAAGGTACTCACTCTCGATCAAGGCAACAGACTCTTCCGCAACGCCGATCTCCACAACCGGCAACGTCGTGGTCCGAGTCAACGCAGCCGCCACACTCACCCTGACCTCTCCTGCTGCAGGAACGGTAGGCACCAGCTACAGCGGCACCATCGGCGTACGCGGTGGCACTGCTCCTTACACCTGCTCGCTGACCAGCGGAACAGTTCCTGCTGGACTCACGTTGAGCGGATGCACTCTCATGGGCACTCCGACAACAGCAGGAACTTCGACGCTGGTGATTAGCGCGTCAGACTCCTCTGCAACCCCGGTTACCGCGTCCGGAAACATCACGGTAACAATCAACGCTGCACCGGCCGTGACGCTCACTCTGTCTGCTCCACCTGCGGCCACAGTTGGAACAGCCTACACCGGCACCATCGGCGTAAGCGGTGGCACCGCACCATACACCTGCGCATTGGCCAGTGGCACGGCTCCGGCTGGATTGACACTAAACAATTGCACTCTCTCTGGCACTCCGACAACCGCTGGGTCGTTCATCCTGTCCATCAAGGCATCGGACTCCAGCACCCCGGCCAACAGCACAACAGCGAATGTTACCGCCGTTGTGAATGCAGCGGCGTCAACAACGCCCTCGGGATCTCCGCACATTAACTACACCGATCTGAACATCGGCAGCGGTACGGGCGGCGATAACGGAAACGGCGTATACGTTCGAATCTTCGGTGCCAACTTCGGCTCCAGCCAGGGATCCAGCAACATCACTCTTGGCAATGGTTCGCTCGTTACCAATTGCTCGCTCTGCTCATGGTCCGACACGCAGATCATCGCTCAGGTCGGCTCGGCTGCAAGCACAGGACAGATCGTCGCAACAGTCAACGGTCTACAATCCAACGGAGTTCCGTTCACCGTGACGCCGACGACCATCGTCTTCGTCTCGCCGAATGGCTCTGACTCCAACAACGGTTCGTTCACTTCGCCCTATAAGACATGGCGCGCAGCGTTCAACTCTGTAACCTCCAACGACTCCAAGTCGCCGTCGCAAAACACGGTGATCTATCTGGAGCCAGGAACGGACGTCACCTTCGACGACGGTCGTGGATACAAAGCAGCCATCTCCACAGACAGAGGCGGATCGTCCGCGACCAGCCAGCTTTCGATCGTGGGCTATCCCGGCGGCACCGTGACGGTTGGAAGCTCCTCCATCACGAACGGCGTAAAAGGATGGGGTAACTACATCACCGTCGCAAACCTCACAATCATCGGACAGGTTTCTGCAGTCGATGCTGAGGCAGGCGACGTCCGCATCATCAACAACAGCATCTCCTGCCCCGCTCCGCCATCCGGAGTAGGTGGTACGGCCTGCGTCCTCGGCGAAACCACGGATCCCACCGAAACGTGGGTATTCCAGGGCAACAATGTTCACGACACGGGCGGTAACGTCGATAAGACCTACCACGCTGTCTACTTCTCAAGCAACGTGAACCACGCGGATGTGGGTTGGAACAATGTCGGTCAGAACTTCAAGGGTTACTGCCGCGGCATCATGTTCCACGCAACGCTTGGCGACAACCAGTACGACCTTCACATCCACGACAACATCGTCACCAACTCATACTGCGACGGCATCGCGTTGGCTTCGGTCAATCCTTCGCTGGGAACGGTTGAGGTATACAACAACGTCGTATCGAATGCGGCGCTCGCATCGAACCCCTACGGTGTCGCGAATGAAGCAGGCATCGCCATCAACACGGATCCGGCAGGCGGCGGCAGCAGCGGCAACGTTGAGGTCTACAACAACACCGTCGTGAACGCTGGCGCATATACACTCGGCAACCAGAATGGCTGCTTCGGAGTTGTTCTGAGTGGTGCAGGTATGCACCTCACAAACAACATCTGCGATCAGCCGTCATCCTCGCAGCCCTACATTGAGAAGGGATCGACCAACGTCAGTGGCAGCAACAACCTCTGGTATGGTGCGGGTGCCGCTCCCTCGTGGGACCCCGCTCCAATCACCTTGAATCCGTTGCTGTCGGGGATCTTCTCCTTGCTGGGCTTGTCGCCTGCAAGTGGTGCCGGTACAACGTCGATCATGTCACCGTTCGACATCCTCGGAAATGCACGCGGCTCGCGGCCTTCCGTAGGTGCCTATCAATAA
- a CDS encoding serine O-acetyltransferase — translation MRLNVQAQIGPGLLIAHCGGITLHPDVVIGSNCDLAHHVTLGTRGVGSRGVPRLGDNVYVGTGAVLIGPIVIGDGARIAANSLVTRDVPAGVTVMGVPATIVKRRPSPSDAQAKEECLIDA, via the coding sequence ATGCGATTGAATGTTCAGGCACAGATCGGACCAGGGTTGCTGATCGCGCATTGTGGAGGCATCACTCTCCATCCCGATGTCGTGATTGGCAGCAATTGCGATCTGGCGCATCACGTCACCCTGGGGACTCGAGGGGTTGGCTCGCGCGGGGTTCCACGTCTGGGTGACAACGTATATGTGGGAACGGGTGCCGTGCTCATCGGTCCTATTGTGATCGGTGATGGTGCGCGGATCGCCGCCAACTCGCTTGTGACTCGCGACGTTCCTGCTGGAGTAACGGTTATGGGTGTGCCTGCCACTATCGTGAAGAGGCGTCCGTCGCCATCCGATGCGCAGGCGAAGGAAGAGTGCTTGATCGATGCCTGA
- a CDS encoding NAD-dependent epimerase/dehydratase family protein, translating to MARYLITGVAGFIGSSLAHHVLQQGHEVIGIDNLVGGDVHNLDDIIRDIDFRVIDINETLRLRECCRGVDYVLHQAALASVPRSIREPQVTHVANVDGTLSVLIAARDAGVKRVVYAASSSAYGDKSSHPKNEDMIPSPLSPYAAQKLAGEYYVKSFWHVYGLEGVCLRYFNVFGPRQGSDSPYSGVIAKFASEILKGNTPLIFGDGNQSRDFTYIDNVVSANMLACMAPAQDVSGRVFNVGTGQSHSLNQTYELMAHYLSFKKAPLYTAPRLGDVLHSEADLTLSRKTLGYEPLHSFKDGLAKTVGWFLEQEASAITKSTQYRMVG from the coding sequence ATGGCACGTTATCTAATTACGGGAGTCGCCGGTTTTATCGGTTCCTCTCTTGCCCACCACGTGTTGCAGCAAGGCCATGAAGTTATTGGCATCGACAATCTAGTGGGCGGCGATGTCCATAATCTGGATGACATCATTCGAGACATCGACTTCCGCGTGATAGACATCAACGAGACGCTTCGGCTGCGCGAGTGCTGCCGCGGTGTCGATTATGTTCTCCACCAGGCCGCCTTGGCATCTGTGCCACGGTCCATCCGCGAGCCTCAGGTTACGCACGTGGCCAACGTCGACGGAACGCTCAGCGTCCTGATCGCCGCGCGCGATGCCGGCGTAAAGCGTGTTGTCTATGCTGCATCCTCTTCCGCATATGGCGATAAGTCCTCTCACCCAAAGAATGAAGACATGATCCCCTCGCCTCTCTCGCCGTACGCGGCGCAGAAACTGGCGGGTGAGTATTACGTCAAGAGCTTCTGGCACGTCTACGGACTGGAAGGCGTCTGCCTCCGCTATTTCAACGTCTTCGGACCCCGTCAGGGTTCTGACTCGCCTTACTCGGGCGTCATCGCGAAGTTCGCCTCTGAAATTCTGAAGGGCAACACTCCGCTGATCTTCGGCGACGGCAACCAGAGCCGCGACTTCACCTATATCGACAACGTCGTATCGGCCAACATGCTGGCATGCATGGCCCCAGCACAGGACGTTTCAGGACGTGTCTTCAATGTAGGCACTGGCCAGAGCCACTCCTTGAATCAGACGTATGAGCTGATGGCACACTATCTCTCCTTCAAGAAGGCGCCGCTCTACACGGCACCGCGCCTGGGCGATGTGCTGCACTCTGAGGCGGATCTGACGCTGTCGCGCAAGACGCTCGGATACGAGCCGCTGCACAGCTTCAAGGACGGCCTTGCCAAGACAGTGGGATGGTTCCTGGAGCAGGAAGCCTCCGCAATTACAAAGTCCACCCAGTATCGAATGGTGGGCTAA